Proteins encoded together in one Thermococcus sp. window:
- a CDS encoding RNA polymerase Rpb4 family protein — translation MIGRKKLGERYLTIAEAKELLEHRKEEGMKENPEEPMFYEARLSLEHAEKFAKLSPEKAKELKEKLMELFDWIDDRIASKIVDILPEDYLDIRVIFAKEDYMPSPEEAKEIVKLVDEYRPLD, via the coding sequence ATGATAGGCAGGAAAAAGCTCGGGGAGCGGTATCTGACCATAGCTGAGGCCAAGGAGCTCCTCGAGCACAGGAAGGAAGAGGGCATGAAAGAGAACCCAGAGGAGCCCATGTTCTACGAGGCCAGGCTTAGCCTTGAGCACGCCGAAAAATTTGCCAAGCTCAGTCCCGAGAAGGCGAAGGAACTCAAGGAGAAGCTCATGGAGCTCTTCGACTGGATTGACGACAGGATAGCGTCAAAGATAGTGGACATTCTCCCGGAGGACTACCTTGACATCAGGGTAATCTTCGCCAAGGAGGATTACATGCCCTCACCGGAGGAGGCCAAGGAGATAGTTAAGCTCGTTGACGAATATCGGCCCCTCGACTGA
- a CDS encoding tRNA pseudouridine(54/55) synthase Pus10 yields MIIEKAEEVLEKHELCNHCLGRLFAKLGKGTNEDRGKAIRFVLNMERSARGLAPIDEPEECELCENVFERIPYLVERMIEISKGIEFDTFLVGSRFPEETREKEHSLWEEFGIETAEPINREFNRELGKAFGRATGKETSKNPDVVFIVEPYSGGVELQINPVYVYGRYRKLVRGIPQTPLPDFEDSVASIICRPFSRAFKGKCVFKGAGREDVDVRTLGNGRPFIVEVKRPKRRKVGLEKIAEEINSSGKVEVLNLRFVSSGEAEEVLTKNHRKEYLALVLVEEGVTPEEAENVARKLRGLEIHQRTPWRVRKARADKVRVRKVYEAEAKWLDEKHFELHLVTDGGLYIKELISGDKGRTRPSVTDLLGKKAWCERLDVLNILDERPRFQNVE; encoded by the coding sequence ATGATAATCGAAAAGGCCGAGGAAGTCCTTGAAAAACACGAACTCTGCAACCACTGCCTTGGGAGGCTCTTCGCAAAACTTGGAAAGGGAACAAACGAGGACAGGGGAAAGGCTATAAGGTTCGTCCTCAACATGGAACGCTCGGCCAGAGGCCTGGCTCCGATAGATGAGCCGGAAGAATGCGAGCTTTGTGAAAACGTCTTCGAAAGGATTCCATACCTCGTTGAGAGGATGATTGAAATCTCAAAGGGGATAGAATTCGATACGTTTCTGGTTGGTTCCCGCTTCCCCGAGGAAACCCGGGAGAAAGAGCATTCCCTCTGGGAGGAGTTTGGTATCGAGACGGCCGAACCAATTAACAGGGAGTTCAACAGGGAATTGGGAAAGGCCTTTGGACGGGCGACTGGTAAAGAAACATCCAAGAATCCGGACGTTGTCTTTATCGTTGAGCCATATTCGGGCGGTGTTGAGCTTCAAATCAATCCGGTTTATGTCTACGGCCGTTACAGAAAGCTCGTGCGCGGGATTCCCCAGACTCCCCTGCCAGATTTTGAGGACAGCGTGGCCTCGATAATCTGCAGGCCCTTTTCAAGGGCTTTCAAGGGGAAGTGCGTTTTCAAAGGAGCAGGCAGAGAGGACGTTGATGTCAGAACCCTCGGCAACGGAAGACCCTTCATCGTTGAGGTAAAGCGTCCAAAACGGAGGAAGGTTGGCCTGGAAAAAATAGCGGAGGAAATAAACTCAAGCGGTAAGGTCGAGGTTCTGAACCTTCGCTTCGTTTCATCTGGGGAAGCGGAAGAAGTCCTCACAAAGAACCACCGTAAGGAGTACCTCGCCCTTGTCCTCGTGGAGGAGGGCGTAACCCCTGAGGAAGCTGAGAATGTTGCGAGGAAGCTCAGGGGCCTGGAAATCCATCAGAGGACTCCCTGGCGCGTCAGAAAAGCCCGTGCCGATAAGGTAAGGGTCAGAAAGGTTTACGAGGCAGAGGCAAAATGGCTCGACGAGAAACACTTTGAGCTACACTTAGTCACTGACGGTGGCCTCTACATAAAGGAGTTGATTTCTGGGGACAAAGGAAGGACGAGGCCAAGTGTCACTGACCTGCTCGGAAAGAAAGCCTGGTGCGAAAGGCTTGACGTCCTTAACATACTCGACGAGAGGCCGAGGTTTCAAAACGTTGAGTAA
- a CDS encoding MinD/ParA family protein: MAVIVVTGRGGAGKTTTTANLSSYLAMKEYRVLAVDGDLYLPNLGFHFALDTVKYTVHTLLKNPDIDPEWAIYRHKETGVYVMPGSTQLQDVLGISPRRLVDILERVKYKFGVVFVDSPTGVPFDTLPTFQVANYQLIVVEIERSPIYSFETMVKNEIEKLKALGEKYNLNIGVVLNKVRESADVVDKIIEAIEEDLDVPVLGWVPFDYNVPESINVGIPIIKYLPNSDAAVAFKEIGEVLEEWIFG; encoded by the coding sequence ATGGCAGTGATAGTCGTAACGGGGCGCGGAGGTGCTGGCAAAACGACCACGACGGCGAACCTTAGCTCTTATCTCGCCATGAAAGAGTATAGGGTTCTAGCCGTTGACGGTGACCTTTACCTTCCGAACCTCGGTTTTCACTTTGCCCTTGATACGGTCAAATACACCGTTCATACCCTTCTGAAGAACCCGGACATTGACCCGGAATGGGCAATATACCGCCACAAGGAAACCGGCGTTTATGTAATGCCTGGAAGCACACAGCTTCAGGACGTTCTCGGGATTTCTCCAAGGAGGCTCGTTGATATTCTTGAGAGGGTGAAATACAAGTTCGGCGTCGTTTTTGTTGATTCCCCAACGGGAGTTCCCTTCGACACGCTCCCCACTTTTCAGGTCGCCAATTACCAGCTTATAGTTGTCGAAATAGAGCGCTCTCCAATTTACTCCTTCGAGACAATGGTGAAAAACGAAATCGAAAAGCTCAAGGCTCTCGGCGAGAAGTACAACCTCAACATAGGTGTTGTTCTGAACAAGGTTCGCGAGAGTGCCGATGTAGTTGACAAGATAATTGAGGCCATAGAGGAGGATTTGGACGTCCCTGTTCTCGGATGGGTCCCCTTCGATTACAACGTTCCCGAATCCATCAACGTTGGAATTCCGATAATTAAATACCTCCCCAACAGCGATGCGGCCGTCGCGTTTAAGGAAATCGGTGAGGTTCTTGAGGAATGGATTTTCGGCTGA
- a CDS encoding DUF655 domain-containing protein, which translates to MDRYRRHSYRESLEKKRRNVEYEEYAYVLDYLPEGYLDLSTGRRSGKPVAQVLGEKAFTLLEVTPKDDLMLYERVFIGKGNRDKILLINRKIAYNDLTDTAKAELPYVVEEIVKNNEERFVQFFNVAPPITNRLHSLELLPGIGKKHMWEIIEERQREPFKSFEDLKKRVKGLPDPVKMIAKRIVDELQDKDRYKLFVGHRRIFRG; encoded by the coding sequence ATGGATAGGTACAGGAGACATTCCTACCGCGAAAGCCTCGAGAAGAAAAGGCGGAATGTTGAATATGAGGAATACGCTTACGTGCTTGACTACCTTCCCGAGGGATACCTTGACTTATCAACTGGAAGGCGAAGCGGGAAGCCAGTTGCCCAGGTTCTCGGTGAGAAAGCCTTCACGCTCCTCGAGGTCACCCCGAAGGATGATTTGATGCTCTACGAGAGGGTTTTCATAGGCAAAGGCAACAGGGACAAAATCCTGCTCATCAACAGGAAGATAGCCTACAACGACCTTACTGATACGGCCAAGGCCGAGCTTCCCTACGTTGTTGAGGAGATTGTTAAGAACAACGAGGAAAGGTTCGTCCAGTTCTTCAACGTTGCACCGCCGATAACCAACAGGCTCCACAGCCTGGAGCTTTTGCCGGGGATAGGAAAGAAGCACATGTGGGAAATCATTGAGGAGAGGCAGAGAGAGCCGTTTAAGAGCTTTGAGGACCTCAAAAAACGGGTTAAGGGCTTGCCCGACCCGGTCAAGATGATAGCCAAGAGAATCGTTGATGAGCTACAGGACAAGGATCGCTACAAACTTTTCGTCGGCCACAGGAGGATTTTCAGGGGATGA
- a CDS encoding 50S ribosomal protein L21e, with product MVQKAHSFRRKTRGKLSKKPRRRGLPPLTRFLQEFEVGQKVHIVIEPSYHKGMPDPRFHGRTGTVVGKRGDAYIVQIRDGGKVKTFFIHPVHLRPQKG from the coding sequence ATGGTTCAGAAGGCGCACAGCTTTAGGAGGAAGACGCGCGGAAAGCTCAGCAAGAAGCCAAGGAGGAGGGGCCTTCCTCCGCTCACGAGGTTCCTCCAAGAGTTTGAGGTCGGGCAGAAAGTTCATATCGTCATAGAGCCAAGCTACCACAAGGGTATGCCCGACCCGAGGTTCCACGGAAGGACCGGAACCGTCGTCGGCAAGCGTGGCGACGCTTATATCGTCCAGATAAGGGACGGTGGCAAGGTTAAGACCTTCTTCATACACCCGGTTCACCTCAGACCGCAGAAGGGATGA
- the gatE gene encoding Glu-tRNA(Gln) amidotransferase subunit GatE, translating into MTEKFDYEKLGLKVGLEIHRQLDTKKLFSPVPSELTEKVDFTFERRLRPTMSELGEIDPAALEEFKKGRKYIYEGNYELSDLVYMDEEPPRGPDREALEVTLQIAYLLNAKPVDEVHFMRKIVIDGSNVSGFQRTAIIALDGRVDTPWGSVGIPTICLEEDACRIVERREKEVIYRLDRLGIPLVEISTTPDIHHPEQAKVVAKYIGDALRATRKVKRGLGTIRQDLNVSIKGGARVEIKGVQELDMIPLIIEREVERQLNLLKIRDELRERGVKPDDIKEEFYDVTDVFQNTESKIIARTIKKGGKVLAVKLPKFRGLIGREIQPGRRLGTEMADRAKKYVRGIFHIDELPNYGITEKEVNAIIEKLDLGEEDAFVLVAAEEETAKKALREVIKRAREAIEGVPEETRRALPDGNTQYMRPLPGKARMYPETDIPSIFIPPEEKERIKANLPELPQEKVERYVKEYKIDRSLAETLVNDERDELFEELVKKGIKPSLAASVLVVVLKGLKKEVPIEKVTEEHIREAFELYLNGRIAKEAFEEIFKELAMHPEKTAQQVAEEKGLTLLSEEEVEKIIDEVVRVNIDVIKAKGMGAMGMIMGRAMAKLRGRADGKLVSQLVRKKIQEVSKG; encoded by the coding sequence ATGACCGAGAAGTTCGATTACGAAAAGCTCGGCCTAAAGGTCGGCCTTGAGATTCACAGACAACTAGATACCAAAAAGCTGTTCTCACCCGTTCCGAGCGAGCTGACCGAGAAGGTTGACTTCACCTTTGAAAGACGCTTAAGACCCACGATGAGCGAGCTCGGGGAAATTGACCCTGCCGCTCTGGAAGAGTTCAAAAAGGGGAGAAAATACATCTACGAGGGCAACTACGAGCTCAGCGATTTGGTTTATATGGATGAAGAACCACCGAGGGGGCCCGACAGGGAAGCCCTAGAGGTTACCCTTCAGATTGCCTACCTCCTCAACGCAAAGCCCGTTGATGAAGTCCACTTCATGCGTAAGATAGTCATAGACGGCTCGAACGTTTCCGGTTTTCAAAGAACGGCGATAATAGCACTCGACGGTAGAGTTGACACCCCCTGGGGAAGCGTTGGAATCCCGACGATATGCCTTGAGGAAGACGCCTGCCGTATCGTTGAGCGTAGGGAGAAGGAGGTAATCTACCGCCTCGACCGCCTCGGAATTCCGCTGGTTGAGATAAGCACAACTCCCGACATACACCACCCCGAGCAGGCAAAGGTGGTTGCGAAGTACATCGGCGATGCCTTAAGGGCAACGAGAAAGGTCAAGCGCGGTCTCGGAACTATAAGGCAGGATTTGAACGTCTCCATTAAAGGTGGTGCTCGCGTCGAGATTAAGGGCGTGCAGGAGCTGGACATGATTCCCCTCATCATCGAGAGGGAAGTTGAAAGACAGCTTAACCTTCTCAAAATCCGCGACGAGCTTCGCGAGAGGGGTGTTAAGCCCGATGACATTAAGGAGGAATTTTACGACGTTACCGACGTCTTCCAGAACACTGAATCAAAAATAATCGCCCGAACAATAAAAAAAGGTGGAAAGGTTCTTGCCGTTAAGTTGCCTAAGTTCAGAGGGCTTATAGGTAGAGAAATCCAGCCGGGCAGGCGTTTGGGCACGGAAATGGCAGACAGGGCCAAAAAGTACGTGAGGGGAATCTTCCACATTGATGAACTACCGAACTATGGAATTACGGAAAAGGAGGTTAACGCAATCATCGAAAAGCTTGACCTTGGCGAAGAAGACGCGTTCGTTCTTGTCGCTGCAGAGGAAGAAACCGCCAAGAAAGCCCTTCGCGAGGTAATCAAACGCGCTAGAGAAGCGATAGAGGGCGTTCCAGAGGAGACGAGGAGGGCTTTGCCGGACGGCAACACCCAGTACATGCGCCCCCTCCCGGGTAAAGCGAGAATGTATCCTGAAACGGACATACCCTCAATTTTTATCCCGCCGGAGGAGAAGGAGAGGATTAAGGCGAACCTTCCGGAGTTGCCACAGGAGAAGGTTGAGCGCTACGTGAAGGAGTACAAGATTGACAGGAGCTTGGCTGAAACCCTCGTCAACGATGAGCGCGACGAGCTCTTCGAGGAGCTCGTGAAGAAGGGCATAAAGCCATCGCTGGCCGCTTCAGTCCTCGTGGTTGTCCTCAAGGGCCTCAAGAAGGAGGTTCCGATAGAGAAGGTAACCGAGGAGCACATCAGGGAGGCCTTTGAACTCTATCTCAATGGCAGGATTGCGAAGGAAGCCTTTGAGGAGATTTTCAAGGAACTCGCCATGCACCCAGAGAAGACCGCCCAGCAGGTCGCCGAGGAGAAGGGTCTAACGCTCCTGAGCGAGGAAGAAGTGGAAAAAATCATCGACGAGGTGGTCAGAGTCAACATTGACGTCATAAAAGCCAAGGGCATGGGCGCGATGGGCATGATAATGGGAAGGGCGATGGCGAAGCTTCGCGGTAGGGCGGACGGTAAGCTCGTCAGCCAGCTCGTCAGGAAGAAGATTCAGGAGGTGAGCAAAGGTTAA
- the rsmA gene encoding 16S rRNA (adenine(1518)-N(6)/adenine(1519)-N(6))-dimethyltransferase RsmA: MRDELFSLIYKYNLRPNRDLGQNFLIVPDIIERNVERAEISEKDTVLEIGPGLGVLTKKLAERAGTVYAIEKDKRIIEILRKEYGWPNVELIEGDAVKVEWPDFDKMVSNLPYQISSPVTFKLLRHDFERAVLIYQLEFAERMVAKPGDKNYSRLSLMVQAKANVELVERIGKGAFWPRPKVDSAVVVIEPKPRDERVELDENLVRALFQHRRSTVASALKKSAHMLGIDKRKLKALKDVLNSVPHAEMRVFQLSPGDVKEIETYLAKEGIIGAPFR; the protein is encoded by the coding sequence ATGAGGGACGAGCTCTTCTCCCTTATTTACAAATATAACCTCAGACCCAACCGGGACCTCGGACAAAACTTTCTCATCGTGCCGGACATAATAGAGCGGAACGTGGAGAGGGCTGAGATTAGTGAAAAAGACACCGTCCTGGAGATAGGACCCGGGCTTGGGGTTCTCACGAAGAAACTCGCCGAGAGGGCCGGAACGGTCTACGCCATCGAGAAGGACAAAAGGATTATTGAGATTCTTCGGAAGGAGTACGGCTGGCCCAACGTCGAGCTGATTGAGGGTGACGCCGTCAAGGTTGAGTGGCCCGACTTTGATAAGATGGTCTCAAACCTCCCCTACCAGATTTCCTCCCCCGTTACGTTCAAGCTTTTAAGACACGACTTTGAGAGGGCAGTTTTGATATACCAGCTCGAGTTCGCAGAGAGAATGGTTGCAAAGCCCGGCGACAAGAATTACTCGCGCCTCTCGCTGATGGTGCAGGCGAAGGCCAATGTTGAGCTCGTCGAGAGGATTGGCAAAGGTGCCTTCTGGCCGAGACCTAAGGTTGATTCGGCCGTTGTTGTGATTGAACCAAAGCCGAGGGACGAGCGTGTGGAACTCGACGAGAACCTCGTGAGGGCTCTCTTCCAGCACAGGAGGAGCACCGTTGCCTCTGCCCTTAAAAAGTCGGCCCATATGCTCGGGATTGACAAAAGAAAGCTGAAAGCTCTAAAGGACGTCCTTAACTCGGTTCCCCACGCTGAGATGAGGGTTTTTCAACTTTCGCCGGGGGATGTAAAGGAGATAGAGACCTACCTGGCGAAGGAGGGGATTATAGGGGCTCCCTTCCGGTGA
- a CDS encoding rubrerythrin, whose protein sequence is MDKGAMPQWVDDVIDELSRLGPEGVFSHLISQELKRAELYHELYELSMEVTWDERVPKLFKTLYENSLKRAEEYVNLFHELFPGKPIEPPAIKAPGPRILRDRLWKLVYSGNVGEVIEYLLQVEELFDRILEKLESSLLGEAKTTLLRARELENTNRKLLRELYHELTGREPL, encoded by the coding sequence ATGGATAAGGGAGCCATGCCCCAGTGGGTTGATGACGTTATCGACGAGCTTTCCAGACTCGGACCCGAGGGCGTTTTCTCTCACCTGATTTCTCAGGAGTTAAAACGGGCGGAGCTATACCACGAGCTCTACGAACTGAGCATGGAGGTCACCTGGGATGAGAGGGTTCCGAAGCTCTTCAAGACCCTCTATGAGAACTCACTGAAGAGGGCCGAGGAGTATGTTAACCTCTTCCACGAGCTCTTTCCGGGGAAGCCAATAGAACCGCCGGCAATCAAAGCCCCCGGTCCAAGAATTCTTAGGGATAGGCTCTGGAAGCTGGTCTATTCCGGCAACGTCGGTGAGGTTATTGAGTACCTCCTCCAGGTCGAGGAGCTCTTCGACAGAATCCTGGAAAAACTTGAGAGTTCTCTTTTAGGGGAGGCTAAAACAACCCTTCTCAGGGCCAGGGAACTGGAGAACACGAACAGGAAACTCCTAAGGGAGCTCTACCATGAGCTCACCGGAAGGGAGCCCCTATAA
- a CDS encoding transcriptional regulator, with protein MATRRERIISLLEERDYSVSELAQVLGIRGRRSKKLIIEDLKAIQKILKREGKVLLVKPAECRKCGFRFKPEINVPSRCPRCKSEWIEEPRFMIKAR; from the coding sequence ATGGCCACTCGGAGGGAACGGATAATAAGCCTTTTGGAGGAGAGGGACTACTCCGTGAGCGAGCTAGCCCAGGTCCTCGGAATCAGGGGAAGGAGGAGCAAAAAGTTAATCATAGAGGATTTGAAGGCCATTCAAAAAATCCTAAAACGCGAGGGCAAGGTTCTTCTTGTTAAGCCCGCGGAATGCCGGAAGTGTGGCTTCCGCTTTAAGCCGGAAATCAACGTTCCCTCGCGCTGTCCCCGCTGTAAGTCCGAGTGGATTGAGGAGCCAAGGTTCATGATAAAGGCTCGCTGA
- the hmgA gene encoding hydroxymethylglutaryl-CoA reductase (NADPH): MEFEEIVEKVVNGEIKLHQVEKYTDKRTATEVRRKALERKLGIKLEHIGHYSIDPEQVIGRNIENMIGVVQIPMGVAGPLKINGEYAKGEFYIPLATTEGALVASVNRGCSALTEAGGVKTTLIDDKMTRAPLLKCPDARRAREVANWVKNNIDYLQEKAVSKVTRHGKLRGVKPFIVGNNLYLRFEFETGDAMGMNMVTIASEEIMKVIEEKFPDVRYLALSGNLCVDKKPNATNFILGRGKTVIAEAIIPREIVEKKLKTTPELIAEVNYRKNLVGSAQAGSYGFNAHFGNIVGAIFLATGQDEAQITEGSHGITLAEVTPEGDLYISITMPSLEIGTVGGGTRVPTQREALSIMGVAGGGEPAGTNAKKFAEIVAGAVLAGELSLLAAIAAKHLAKAHKELGR, encoded by the coding sequence ATGGAGTTTGAGGAGATAGTTGAGAAAGTCGTTAACGGGGAGATAAAGCTTCATCAGGTCGAGAAGTACACCGACAAGAGGACCGCAACAGAGGTAAGGAGGAAGGCCCTCGAAAGGAAGCTCGGAATAAAGCTTGAACACATAGGACACTACTCGATAGACCCCGAGCAGGTCATCGGCAGGAACATTGAAAACATGATTGGCGTCGTCCAGATACCGATGGGTGTTGCTGGACCGCTCAAAATCAATGGGGAGTACGCAAAAGGCGAGTTCTACATCCCGCTTGCCACAACCGAAGGGGCGCTCGTTGCCAGCGTTAATCGCGGTTGCTCCGCTTTAACGGAAGCCGGAGGTGTAAAAACGACGCTCATAGACGACAAGATGACGCGCGCTCCTCTCCTCAAGTGTCCCGACGCGAGGAGAGCGAGGGAAGTGGCGAACTGGGTCAAGAACAACATTGACTACCTTCAGGAAAAGGCCGTGAGCAAGGTCACCAGACACGGAAAGCTCCGGGGTGTTAAGCCCTTCATAGTGGGCAACAACCTTTATCTGCGCTTCGAGTTTGAAACCGGCGACGCGATGGGCATGAACATGGTAACGATAGCGAGTGAGGAGATAATGAAGGTCATCGAAGAGAAGTTCCCCGATGTGAGGTATCTGGCCCTCTCGGGGAACCTCTGCGTTGACAAGAAGCCGAACGCGACCAACTTCATCCTTGGAAGGGGCAAAACGGTAATAGCAGAAGCGATAATCCCGAGGGAAATTGTCGAGAAGAAGCTGAAGACGACGCCAGAGCTAATAGCAGAGGTCAACTACCGCAAAAACCTCGTCGGCTCGGCTCAGGCGGGTTCCTACGGATTCAACGCGCACTTCGGCAACATCGTCGGTGCAATCTTCCTCGCTACTGGACAGGACGAGGCCCAGATAACGGAGGGTTCGCACGGCATAACTTTAGCCGAAGTCACCCCCGAGGGCGACCTTTATATAAGCATAACCATGCCGAGCCTCGAAATCGGAACCGTCGGTGGGGGAACGAGGGTTCCGACGCAGAGGGAAGCGCTCTCGATTATGGGTGTGGCCGGTGGCGGAGAGCCGGCAGGGACAAACGCCAAGAAGTTCGCCGAGATAGTTGCCGGTGCAGTTCTGGCAGGAGAACTCTCGCTCCTCGCGGCGATAGCGGCGAAACACCTCGCGAAGGCCCACAAGGAGCTCGGACGCTAA
- the gatD gene encoding Glu-tRNA(Gln) amidotransferase subunit GatD has translation MRKVEEFMRKHGLEVGDLIRVVKREGNERITFEGLVMPPYELSPGETLTIKLDNGYNVGVLIDAIESVEILEKAVEKPKMAFQEVLPRKEGLPNVTILGTGGTIASRIDYKTGAVHPAFTAEELAKAVPEIFEMANVTPKLIMNILSEDMKPEYWVKIAEEVAKALNSGEDGVVIAHGTDTMGYTASALSFMLRNLTKPVVLVGAQRSSDRPSSDSAMNLTCAVKMATSEVAEVMVVMHGETSDTYCLAHRGTKVRKMHTSRRDAFRSINDVPIARIWPKGEIEFLRSDYRKRSEGEVEVDGKMEEKVAILKIYPGISGEILDFLVDRGYRGVVIEGTGLGHVPQDFIPHVQRAVEDGVAVCVTSQCLYGRVNLNVYSNGRKLLKAGAIPCEDMLPETAYVKLMWVLGHTSDLDEVRKMMLTNYAGEITPYTRFDTFLR, from the coding sequence ATGAGGAAGGTTGAGGAGTTCATGAGAAAGCACGGTCTCGAGGTTGGGGACCTAATCAGAGTGGTAAAAAGGGAAGGAAACGAGAGGATTACCTTTGAGGGCCTCGTAATGCCCCCCTACGAGCTTTCTCCCGGAGAAACTCTTACCATAAAGCTTGACAACGGCTACAACGTTGGAGTTCTTATCGACGCTATCGAGAGCGTTGAGATACTTGAGAAGGCCGTTGAGAAGCCGAAGATGGCCTTCCAGGAAGTCCTTCCCAGGAAGGAGGGCCTTCCCAACGTCACAATCCTTGGAACGGGCGGAACGATAGCGAGCAGGATTGACTACAAGACCGGAGCGGTCCACCCTGCCTTCACCGCTGAAGAACTCGCTAAAGCTGTTCCCGAGATTTTTGAGATGGCCAACGTAACGCCAAAGCTCATAATGAACATCCTCAGCGAGGACATGAAGCCTGAATACTGGGTCAAAATAGCGGAGGAAGTGGCAAAGGCCCTCAACTCCGGCGAGGATGGTGTTGTCATCGCCCACGGAACGGACACTATGGGTTATACCGCCTCTGCATTGAGCTTCATGCTCAGGAACCTCACCAAGCCGGTCGTTCTCGTTGGAGCGCAGAGGAGCTCCGACAGGCCGAGCAGTGACTCAGCTATGAACCTCACCTGTGCAGTGAAGATGGCAACCAGTGAAGTTGCCGAGGTCATGGTCGTGATGCATGGAGAAACTAGCGACACCTACTGCTTGGCTCATCGCGGAACGAAGGTAAGGAAGATGCACACGAGCAGGAGAGACGCGTTCAGGAGCATAAACGATGTTCCAATAGCCAGGATATGGCCCAAGGGCGAGATAGAGTTCCTTAGGAGCGATTACAGAAAGAGGAGCGAGGGGGAAGTCGAAGTGGACGGGAAGATGGAGGAGAAAGTTGCAATCCTCAAAATCTACCCGGGGATAAGCGGTGAGATACTCGACTTCCTTGTTGATAGGGGCTATAGAGGAGTTGTTATCGAGGGAACGGGCCTCGGCCACGTTCCCCAGGATTTCATACCCCACGTCCAGCGCGCCGTTGAGGATGGTGTGGCAGTCTGCGTAACGAGCCAGTGCCTCTACGGAAGGGTGAACCTGAACGTCTACTCCAACGGGAGAAAGCTCCTAAAAGCTGGGGCGATTCCCTGCGAAGACATGTTGCCTGAGACTGCCTACGTCAAGCTGATGTGGGTTCTCGGCCATACCAGCGACCTCGATGAAGTGAGAAAGATGATGCTCACCAACTACGCCGGCGAGATAACGCCCTACACGAGGTTTGACACCTTCCTGAGGTGA